A genome region from Thalassotalea euphylliae includes the following:
- the nrdB gene encoding class Ia ribonucleoside-diphosphate reductase subunit beta, producing MTYTTFNQTPTNALLEPMFLGNSVNVARYDQQKYMAFEKLIEKQLSFFWRPEEVDVSKDRADWQGLTPSEKHIFISNLKYQTLLDSMAARSVNAVLLPLVSLPELETWIETWAFSETIHSRSYTHILRNLFTEPGEVFDDIVVNPAILNRASSIAKYFDDVILTTQLLQSQGEGTYEVEGEMVEVSTRKLKERLFLAICSVNALEAIRFYVSFACSFAFAERELLEGNAKIIKLIARDEALHLTGTQHILNNWMSGKDCPEMKEIADELKEEGRQIFLDVVEQEKEWAEYLFKDGSMIGLNAQILNQYIEYISHQRMGAIGLESPFNVKSNPLPWMNAYLVSDNVQVAPQESEISSYLVGQVDAAVAEDDFEEFDL from the coding sequence ATGACTTACACAACTTTTAATCAAACCCCAACAAACGCCCTGCTTGAACCGATGTTTTTGGGTAATAGTGTTAACGTTGCTCGTTACGACCAACAAAAGTACATGGCTTTTGAAAAGCTAATCGAAAAGCAACTTTCCTTCTTCTGGCGTCCAGAGGAAGTTGACGTTTCAAAAGACCGTGCCGATTGGCAAGGCTTAACACCTTCTGAAAAGCATATTTTCATTTCAAATCTAAAGTATCAAACCTTACTCGATAGTATGGCAGCGCGTTCAGTTAATGCTGTATTACTACCGCTAGTTTCATTGCCAGAACTAGAAACTTGGATAGAAACTTGGGCATTTAGTGAGACCATCCACTCTCGCTCATACACCCATATTTTGCGTAACCTATTTACTGAGCCTGGTGAAGTATTTGACGATATTGTGGTCAACCCAGCGATTTTAAATCGTGCAAGCAGTATCGCTAAATACTTTGATGACGTGATTTTGACAACGCAATTACTTCAATCACAAGGCGAAGGCACGTACGAAGTTGAAGGCGAAATGGTTGAAGTGAGCACGCGTAAATTGAAAGAGCGCTTGTTCCTTGCTATTTGCTCGGTCAATGCGTTAGAAGCCATTCGTTTTTATGTCAGTTTTGCCTGTTCTTTTGCATTTGCTGAACGTGAGTTACTAGAAGGTAATGCAAAAATCATCAAGTTGATTGCCCGTGATGAAGCATTACACTTAACCGGAACTCAACATATTCTTAACAACTGGATGTCTGGTAAAGATTGTCCTGAAATGAAAGAAATCGCTGATGAGCTTAAAGAAGAAGGCCGTCAAATTTTCCTTGATGTCGTTGAGCAAGAAAAAGAATGGGCAGAGTACCTATTCAAAGATGGCTCAATGATCGGCTTGAACGCTCAGATACTAAACCAGTACATTGAATACATTAGTCATCAGCGTATGGGCGCTATCGGCTTAGAATCGCCATTTAACGTGAAAAGCAACCCACTACCATGGATGAACGCCTATTTGGTGAGTGATAACGTACAAGTAGCACCGCAAGAGTCTGAAATTTCGAGCTATTTAGTTGGTCAAGTAGACGCTGCTGTCGCGGAAGATGATTTCGAAGAGTTTGACCTTTAG
- the yfaE gene encoding class I ribonucleotide reductase maintenance protein YfaE has product MTESDTNDSSHKVIANGQEVIFTDKQPDLLVCLEEANIEVHYHCRDGFCGACRVKLDKGQIRYPQGEPLAFISEGEILPCCCVPTSDIELTID; this is encoded by the coding sequence ATGACCGAAAGTGATACAAACGATAGTTCACACAAGGTAATCGCCAATGGCCAGGAGGTTATATTCACAGATAAACAGCCAGATTTGCTGGTATGTTTAGAGGAGGCTAACATCGAAGTGCATTACCATTGTCGAGATGGATTTTGTGGTGCTTGCCGTGTCAAACTTGATAAAGGGCAAATTCGATATCCTCAAGGTGAACCGCTGGCTTTTATTAGTGAAGGAGAGATTCTTCCTTGCTGCTGTGTGCCCACTAGCGACATTGAGCTGACCATAGATTGA
- a CDS encoding diguanylate cyclase, whose product MYTILAADDAKDTLMLLEFDLQAEGYQVLKAEDGESALAAINNNNVDILLLDLYMPGMSGIETLKQLKATPEQANIPVIMLSASDDEDKIVEALELGAHDYVTKPYIAKVLLARIRNAIRLREKTLTLENLAKTDFLTKLNNKGSFEQLSLKAINQGSRAMNNMAVAMIDIDHFKAVNDNYGHEAGDIVLKQFAQLLAQTFRDYDIVGRVGGEEFAVCMPEVNQHDAVNACERFRKAVEQTPMELGNEQIFVTTSIGVACAQHIEVGYDFNQMMQAADKFLYDAKQLSRNVTLSHPPEGQEEIVQQTPAQTTTVNENHEKGFVGIDYQVGLSNVLGDDDLFKEILKMFFDDHHQDGVKIQQAIDTDDQASMKHLVHTLKGVACSVGAMQLFERAKQLDFAVNDGDKESYQGLFDNVSFELNRVITGIKTELNIV is encoded by the coding sequence ATGTACACAATTTTGGCAGCAGATGATGCCAAAGACACGCTAATGCTACTGGAATTTGATCTGCAAGCTGAAGGCTATCAAGTGTTGAAAGCCGAAGATGGCGAAAGCGCATTAGCGGCAATTAATAACAATAACGTTGATATTCTACTGCTTGATTTGTATATGCCAGGTATGTCAGGCATTGAGACGTTAAAACAGCTCAAAGCCACTCCTGAACAGGCGAATATACCGGTAATTATGCTGTCTGCGTCTGATGACGAAGACAAAATTGTTGAAGCGCTTGAACTAGGTGCTCACGATTATGTTACTAAACCTTATATCGCGAAAGTTCTGCTCGCGCGAATCCGCAATGCCATAAGACTACGAGAGAAAACACTAACGCTAGAAAATCTAGCCAAAACAGACTTTCTTACCAAACTCAATAATAAAGGAAGCTTCGAACAACTGAGTTTAAAAGCCATCAATCAGGGCTCACGTGCAATGAATAACATGGCAGTAGCTATGATAGACATTGATCATTTCAAAGCCGTTAACGACAATTATGGTCATGAAGCGGGTGATATCGTGTTAAAGCAGTTTGCTCAGTTACTTGCTCAAACCTTCAGAGACTACGACATTGTTGGCCGCGTAGGTGGCGAAGAATTCGCGGTTTGTATGCCAGAGGTTAATCAGCACGACGCTGTTAATGCTTGTGAACGTTTTCGAAAAGCTGTAGAGCAAACGCCGATGGAGCTTGGGAACGAACAAATTTTTGTTACGACCAGTATTGGTGTCGCTTGTGCTCAACATATTGAAGTAGGGTATGACTTTAATCAGATGATGCAGGCTGCCGATAAATTTCTTTACGACGCCAAACAACTTTCCCGAAATGTGACGTTAAGTCATCCACCTGAAGGGCAAGAAGAAATTGTTCAGCAAACCCCTGCGCAAACTACGACTGTTAATGAAAACCACGAGAAGGGCTTTGTCGGTATAGATTATCAAGTTGGTCTAAGCAATGTGCTTGGTGATGATGACTTATTCAAAGAGATACTGAAAATGTTCTTCGATGACCACCATCAAGATGGCGTTAAAATTCAGCAGGCAATAGATACAGATGACCAGGCGAGTATGAAACATTTAGTACACACCCTCAAAGGGGTTGCATGTTCAGTTGGCGCCATGCAGTTATTTGAGCGAGCTAAGCAACTAGATTTTGCTGTTAATGATGGCGATAAGGAAAGTTATCAAGGCTTGTTTGACAATGTTTCGTTTGAATTAAATCGGGTAATTACAGGTATTAAAACAGAGCTAAATATTGTCTAA
- a CDS encoding response regulator, with product MITNNGKTLRQRKFWRSLKFKVPLISFVIALFVATVMSLTSYFESGKILKQHAEQDLAENAEFVAAMVKRYFSVNFEDAVAISDAHLVEQLVDDNTVANYGISLADQQRQFNAAFASLLSAKPKFVTISLLSSKGQMIAAQYTVAENVQRQIIKYAINRNSTERATKDTYFQQIEIADAKQSLMVSVNPMYQGERQVASLIIAFNLASLDELLTTFHKVGEHIYIADSEANLVYQSEQNTDSGILDNKWQERLNSLAIYNAAANSAPQTQISISRAEEVEELQSMQLSTTKQIVFKEYDQPLQLNLFFYHDGHRLSAEFGKLEERVFLLGVLLALIAFALSVLGSRRVIEPLTNMITSIGQYESKGEVLPLPTTKRDETGLLARSFDRLLRHVEQQKESMNDTLVESQETSAKLQSILNSITDAVVNFDENANIVAFNRSAERMFGYRAADMIGKHLSELLPHDTATKFDLIAAEFSDVSSSCRSMSGKELPAMRKDGEVFPVLLVVSQVAIDQGVMYTGLIRDNTYYKLLESERKSALLDANELAWRLDFALSAPQIGVWEYNRLTGRVSWDERMYSLYGYKQDDGVLPEQIWLKAVHPKDRQIVDNAIEQSFSTGQDFNLTFRINMPNGQVNYIESHAKTIVEQQADTTRLVGTNRNVTEQRLLHDLKQQALDMAQESLRSKSEFLASMSHEIRTPMNGVMGMLGLLEQSDLSAKQRHYVQLANASAFSLLNLINDILDFSKVEAGKLELEILDFDLRSHLGDIAESMALKAQDKGVEIILDVSQISLSMVKGDPTRLMQIITNLVGNAIKFTERGEVVIRAKLSPALVDEQEVLKFECQVIDTGIGIAEDKLEKLFDSFTQVDASTTRRYGGTGLGLAIVKKLCLLMQGSVSVESSLGVGSKFTFDLIMQRSEQTPVAIPDISFSGHHVLVIDENATNRSVLAEQLSVWGASVVTADSGESALATIAKRPSGYFEVAILDRQLSDIDGVTLGQRIKSATNAKHIKLIMMTSMSERGDANYFAELGYSAYFPKPATISDLRNAMAVVLSKGADSDPDGSPILTHYNVHPSASPSAQDMSFKSMRILLVEDNRINQAVVQGILGNGGGRADIANHGREALEQLAQSPSNAAYDIVLMDCQMPEMDGYQTTQAIRQGKVGSFYKDIPIIAMTANAMKGDREKCLAAGMNDYLSKPVDAEKLGETLCHWVKKSNNYNQKVEIVANVEQASITDEEPSELKLAPLWDKQALFKRVRNNEQLVRNLVELYINEVPELFEQLIEALAQSNMTEILAFAHKLKGSSNNLGGIQLADIALQLEHAAKAENIEQLKELTQALDKTYVAFIEHLRSFLSQPIEA from the coding sequence ATGATAACAAACAATGGGAAAACACTCAGGCAGCGAAAGTTTTGGCGATCGCTAAAGTTCAAAGTACCGTTGATTAGTTTTGTTATTGCTTTATTTGTTGCTACCGTAATGAGCTTAACATCATATTTTGAAAGTGGAAAAATCCTCAAACAACATGCAGAGCAAGATTTAGCAGAAAACGCAGAATTTGTTGCTGCTATGGTCAAACGCTATTTCAGCGTAAACTTTGAAGATGCCGTTGCAATCAGTGATGCTCACTTAGTTGAACAACTTGTTGATGACAATACAGTAGCAAATTATGGCATTAGTTTAGCTGATCAGCAGCGTCAGTTTAATGCTGCCTTTGCGTCTTTATTATCTGCAAAACCTAAGTTCGTTACTATTTCGTTGTTATCTAGTAAAGGCCAGATGATAGCGGCTCAATATACCGTTGCCGAAAATGTGCAACGACAAATCATCAAATACGCTATTAACCGCAACAGCACCGAAAGAGCAACAAAAGATACCTACTTTCAGCAAATTGAAATAGCTGACGCAAAGCAGTCGTTAATGGTCTCGGTTAATCCCATGTACCAAGGTGAGCGGCAGGTAGCGAGTCTAATTATTGCCTTTAACCTGGCATCACTTGATGAGCTACTAACAACGTTTCATAAAGTAGGCGAACATATATATATTGCTGATAGTGAGGCGAATCTCGTTTACCAAAGCGAGCAAAATACAGATAGCGGAATCTTAGATAACAAATGGCAAGAGCGCCTAAATTCGCTCGCAATCTACAATGCCGCTGCCAATAGCGCACCTCAAACCCAAATCTCAATTAGCCGTGCTGAAGAAGTTGAAGAGCTGCAATCCATGCAGCTAAGTACAACAAAGCAAATTGTATTTAAAGAGTATGATCAGCCACTGCAGCTTAACCTGTTTTTTTACCACGACGGTCATCGACTTTCCGCTGAATTTGGCAAATTAGAAGAGCGCGTATTTTTGCTGGGTGTGCTACTAGCGCTGATAGCTTTTGCACTATCTGTGCTTGGTTCGAGACGGGTTATTGAACCGCTGACAAATATGATCACCAGTATCGGCCAATATGAAAGCAAAGGGGAAGTCTTACCTTTGCCTACCACTAAAAGAGACGAAACAGGGCTATTGGCGCGTAGTTTTGATCGCTTGCTTCGACATGTAGAGCAGCAAAAAGAGTCAATGAATGATACTTTAGTTGAATCTCAAGAAACGTCAGCCAAGCTCCAGTCTATTCTTAACTCGATAACTGATGCGGTGGTGAACTTTGATGAAAATGCCAATATCGTTGCCTTTAACCGATCTGCTGAGCGCATGTTTGGTTATCGCGCAGCTGATATGATTGGTAAACACCTTAGTGAATTGTTACCGCACGATACGGCTACGAAATTTGATCTAATTGCGGCTGAATTTAGTGATGTGAGCTCAAGTTGCCGCTCAATGTCTGGCAAAGAGTTGCCCGCGATGCGAAAAGATGGTGAAGTTTTTCCTGTGCTTTTAGTTGTTTCGCAAGTTGCAATCGACCAAGGCGTTATGTATACCGGCTTAATCCGCGACAATACTTATTACAAATTACTTGAATCTGAGCGAAAATCAGCATTACTTGACGCTAATGAGCTTGCTTGGCGGCTAGATTTTGCTTTGTCAGCCCCACAAATCGGTGTTTGGGAATATAACCGCCTTACGGGCCGTGTATCGTGGGATGAACGCATGTATAGCTTGTACGGTTATAAGCAAGATGATGGTGTTCTACCCGAGCAAATTTGGCTCAAAGCAGTGCACCCAAAAGATCGACAAATAGTCGATAATGCAATTGAGCAATCATTCTCCACAGGCCAAGATTTTAACCTAACGTTTCGTATTAATATGCCAAACGGCCAGGTTAATTATATCGAGTCGCATGCTAAAACGATTGTCGAGCAGCAAGCAGACACTACCCGCTTAGTAGGCACTAACCGCAATGTCACTGAGCAACGTTTATTACACGACTTGAAGCAGCAAGCGCTTGATATGGCACAAGAATCATTGCGCTCCAAATCGGAATTTCTTGCCAGTATGAGCCATGAAATTCGAACGCCCATGAATGGCGTAATGGGCATGCTCGGCTTATTAGAGCAAAGCGACTTATCTGCAAAACAACGCCATTACGTGCAGCTTGCCAACGCTAGTGCCTTTTCTTTACTGAATTTGATCAATGACATACTAGACTTTTCGAAAGTCGAAGCAGGGAAGTTAGAGCTTGAGATTCTAGACTTTGATTTGCGCTCACATCTTGGTGATATTGCCGAATCTATGGCGTTAAAGGCACAGGATAAAGGTGTAGAAATTATTTTAGATGTCAGCCAAATAAGCTTATCTATGGTTAAGGGGGACCCAACTCGCTTGATGCAGATAATTACTAACTTAGTCGGTAATGCAATCAAATTTACCGAGCGAGGTGAAGTGGTTATCCGTGCGAAATTGTCGCCAGCATTAGTTGATGAGCAAGAAGTGTTGAAATTTGAATGCCAAGTTATTGATACTGGAATTGGCATTGCAGAGGATAAATTAGAAAAACTATTTGACTCTTTTACACAGGTTGATGCCAGTACTACCCGCCGTTATGGTGGCACGGGCCTTGGTTTGGCAATCGTCAAGAAACTGTGTCTGTTAATGCAGGGTAGTGTAAGTGTAGAGAGCTCGTTAGGTGTTGGTAGTAAGTTTACCTTTGATTTGATTATGCAACGCAGTGAGCAAACGCCGGTGGCGATTCCCGATATTAGCTTTTCGGGTCATCACGTCTTAGTGATTGATGAAAATGCGACCAATCGTAGTGTGCTTGCAGAGCAGTTATCTGTTTGGGGTGCATCAGTTGTCACTGCTGACAGCGGAGAATCAGCGTTAGCGACCATTGCTAAGCGGCCTTCTGGTTATTTTGAAGTGGCAATTTTAGATCGACAGTTATCCGATATTGACGGCGTGACGCTTGGGCAACGTATAAAATCTGCCACAAACGCTAAGCACATAAAATTGATAATGATGACCTCTATGAGTGAGCGAGGCGATGCCAATTATTTTGCTGAGCTGGGCTATAGTGCCTATTTTCCTAAACCAGCAACCATTAGTGATTTACGCAATGCTATGGCGGTTGTGCTTAGTAAAGGGGCTGATAGCGACCCCGATGGTTCGCCCATTTTAACACATTACAATGTTCACCCCAGCGCCTCGCCGTCTGCACAAGATATGTCGTTTAAATCGATGCGTATTTTGCTCGTAGAAGACAATCGAATTAATCAGGCAGTTGTTCAAGGTATTCTTGGTAATGGCGGTGGGCGAGCGGATATTGCTAACCATGGTAGGGAAGCACTGGAGCAATTAGCTCAATCTCCCTCAAATGCTGCTTACGATATTGTCTTGATGGATTGCCAGATGCCTGAAATGGACGGCTACCAAACGACGCAAGCTATTCGACAAGGAAAAGTGGGTAGCTTTTATAAGGATATACCGATCATTGCGATGACTGCCAACGCGATGAAAGGGGACAGGGAAAAGTGCTTAGCCGCTGGTATGAATGATTACCTCTCAAAGCCTGTAGATGCAGAAAAGCTTGGTGAAACACTATGTCACTGGGTTAAAAAGTCAAACAACTACAACCAGAAGGTTGAAATAGTAGCGAATGTAGAGCAAGCGAGCATAACAGATGAAGAGCCAAGCGAATTGAAATTAGCACCTCTTTGGGATAAGCAAGCCTTGTTTAAGCGCGTGAGAAATAATGAACAGTTGGTGCGTAATTTAGTAGAGTTGTATATAAATGAAGTGCCAGAACTTTTTGAACAGCTAATTGAAGCGCTCGCGCAAAGCAACATGACTGAAATTTTGGCTTTTGCCCACAAGCTTAAAGGCTCTTCAAATAACTTAGGGGGCATACAGCTAGCTGATATTGCGCTCCAATTAGAGCATGCAGCAAAAGCGGAAAATATTGAACAGTTAAAAGAGCTCACCCAGGCATTGGATAAGACATATGTTGCGTTTATCGAGCATCTTAGATCGTTTTTATCACAGCCAATTGAGGCATAA
- a CDS encoding hybrid sensor histidine kinase/response regulator, with translation MAESISLTELPVAVVELDSDGDITAANPALVSLVGLNPEQIVGKPLATILKDYPFHSVKRALDNGIGNGLEQTPKISQAKSAEQTGSHKQHQSLWLLEAANSSLSYVTVKEHQAGDKLWLFVVPNIAHPKEVSEPLKEDTRTTLEALDETYWEWDIASDLVYFSPELIAMLGYKRQALSVPSSFWQRHINEQQWQNMLQQVDLLLKDQQTSFNTTYQVTTTNNQVLWVNATARLKRDSDGIPERMYGAVRNVTETKSLIQQLRKQNNYLSLAEKISNSGHWRYDVVEQKMFWSTELYRIYGTEPHAFRPNLENELVFHSKAEREQIRNAFMRSIECAQSLHHKSTILQASGKKAKIETIGEVEVDSDGKVVALFGISRDITRSEAVFEKLKLLALVNYTIKVPIFFIDEDDNVVYQDISPQQGGSNTALFDYVNFSISEYMSLKKTANQYGQLKRTHISFDDYNNVFDLSVTYEADKGVYIWIVENVTDKFRKEQQQAISSRLALLGNTFGSVSHDINNVLGVALGAIEMLELKFSQGEQNISRYIERVKNAIDKGKSVTERLLAFTKKPMVKVVKFDPLKDILDNQYLFRQVLVANIELEINLPDTQASINFPQGEFINILLNLVINAQDAIKEQEKALAQNEGGKIQLTAYCNAKGSLEIHVKDSGIGIVSENLTKIFDPFYSSKSVSKGHGIGLANVYSTMYKHNAQIRVYGKSELGGAHFVLEFPCNCVEKANVDRSGDKAIDSSSSQLGGVNRQRILILDDEASIAEFVALFLESIGAETVHVSNKADLLEAIDLKGPFDVFMTDMILPDTSGREATALVQQRYPRAKICSMSGYIDNDDKSWPYPVLRKPFNSAELSQFFSNLNTTM, from the coding sequence ATGGCTGAAAGCATCTCATTAACAGAACTGCCAGTTGCGGTTGTAGAGCTTGATAGTGATGGAGATATCACGGCAGCTAACCCTGCATTGGTTAGTTTAGTTGGTCTAAACCCAGAACAAATAGTGGGTAAGCCCTTAGCCACGATATTAAAGGATTACCCCTTTCATTCTGTAAAACGTGCGCTAGATAATGGGATAGGCAACGGGTTAGAGCAAACCCCAAAAATCAGTCAAGCCAAATCAGCAGAGCAAACTGGATCTCACAAGCAACACCAATCGCTGTGGTTACTCGAGGCGGCAAACTCAAGTTTGTCTTATGTCACTGTTAAAGAGCATCAAGCTGGCGATAAACTATGGCTGTTTGTTGTACCCAATATAGCTCATCCAAAAGAAGTGAGTGAACCGCTTAAGGAAGACACTAGAACGACACTAGAAGCGCTTGATGAAACCTACTGGGAGTGGGACATCGCATCAGATCTAGTGTACTTTTCACCAGAATTGATTGCCATGCTTGGCTATAAACGCCAAGCGCTTTCAGTACCAAGTAGTTTTTGGCAAAGGCATATTAATGAGCAGCAATGGCAAAACATGTTGCAACAAGTCGATCTATTACTTAAAGACCAACAAACAAGTTTTAATACAACCTATCAAGTTACTACCACTAACAATCAGGTGTTATGGGTGAATGCCACGGCAAGGCTAAAACGTGATAGCGACGGCATACCGGAACGGATGTATGGTGCAGTGCGCAACGTGACGGAAACCAAGTCACTTATACAACAATTGCGCAAGCAAAATAACTACCTTTCACTGGCAGAAAAAATCAGTAATTCAGGGCATTGGCGTTATGATGTTGTTGAACAAAAAATGTTCTGGTCAACTGAGCTATATCGAATATATGGCACTGAGCCGCATGCATTTCGACCGAACCTAGAGAATGAACTTGTGTTCCATTCGAAAGCTGAACGAGAACAAATTCGCAATGCTTTTATGCGCAGTATTGAGTGTGCGCAAAGTCTCCATCATAAATCCACCATATTACAAGCAAGTGGTAAGAAAGCGAAAATCGAAACTATAGGTGAAGTGGAAGTTGATTCAGATGGTAAGGTCGTTGCACTATTTGGTATTAGTCGAGACATTACTCGCAGTGAAGCGGTATTTGAAAAACTTAAGCTACTCGCGCTCGTTAATTACACCATTAAAGTGCCAATCTTCTTTATTGATGAAGATGACAACGTGGTATACCAAGATATTTCGCCGCAGCAAGGCGGCAGTAATACGGCTTTGTTTGACTATGTAAATTTTAGCATTAGTGAATACATGTCGCTTAAAAAAACCGCTAATCAGTATGGCCAACTCAAGCGAACTCACATTAGCTTTGACGATTATAATAATGTTTTTGATTTATCAGTCACTTATGAAGCCGATAAAGGTGTTTACATTTGGATTGTCGAAAATGTTACTGACAAATTCAGAAAAGAACAGCAACAGGCAATTAGCAGTCGTTTAGCCTTACTTGGCAATACTTTTGGCAGTGTTTCGCATGATATTAACAACGTGTTAGGTGTTGCCCTTGGCGCGATTGAAATGCTTGAGCTTAAGTTTTCGCAAGGTGAGCAAAATATCTCTCGGTACATTGAGCGTGTTAAGAATGCAATAGATAAGGGAAAAAGTGTTACCGAGCGCTTGTTGGCATTTACTAAAAAGCCGATGGTTAAAGTGGTTAAATTTGATCCACTAAAAGACATACTTGATAACCAATACTTGTTTAGACAAGTTTTAGTCGCCAATATCGAGCTTGAAATTAATTTACCAGACACCCAAGCCTCCATAAACTTTCCGCAAGGAGAGTTTATTAACATTCTGCTTAACCTCGTGATTAACGCACAAGATGCGATTAAGGAGCAGGAAAAAGCACTCGCCCAGAATGAAGGTGGGAAAATTCAGTTAACCGCATACTGCAATGCCAAAGGCAGTTTAGAAATACATGTCAAAGATAGCGGCATTGGCATTGTCTCGGAAAACCTTACTAAAATATTTGATCCGTTTTATTCAAGTAAGTCAGTCAGTAAAGGTCATGGTATCGGCTTGGCGAATGTCTATAGCACTATGTATAAACACAATGCGCAAATAAGAGTCTATGGCAAGTCAGAACTCGGTGGTGCGCATTTTGTGCTTGAGTTTCCGTGTAATTGTGTTGAAAAAGCTAATGTTGATAGGTCGGGTGACAAAGCCATTGACTCATCAAGCAGTCAACTTGGCGGGGTTAACCGCCAGCGTATTTTAATTCTTGATGATGAAGCGAGTATTGCTGAATTTGTAGCGCTGTTTTTAGAGAGCATTGGTGCAGAAACCGTACATGTCAGTAATAAAGCAGACTTGCTAGAAGCTATTGATCTTAAAGGGCCCTTTGATGTTTTTATGACAGATATGATCTTGCCTGACACTTCTGGACGTGAAGCCACAGCATTGGTGCAGCAACGTTATCCGAGGGCGAAAATATGTTCAATGAGTGGCTATATAGATAACGACGATAAGAGTTGGCCATATCCAGTGTTACGTAAGCCTTTCAACTCTGCTGAGCTATCTCAATTTTTTAGCAATTTGAATACTACCATGTAA
- a CDS encoding response regulator: MTESKKTVLIIDDDNQYLELLAECLETVFTVEVADSLNLGEAKIEQHGKFDIALVDEYIGQEIGSAWIKKCVDRQYGAESFVLYSGLATEEAILKGLECGADDFLAKPISLITLSQKLEKLINYQDKIHDFESELMSKDRVINVSMAQASKYGACMQLTSRLNQCFSFEEIRDQVFSFFYSMNLHGCIAFYPLQEKPLFYSSKNGLCSPVEIGVMELLKVKPRLYRFGTRTIFNHPLVSILVLNLEEGAIDTDIYIDALASVIECIGARMAFITYKNSLVEVQEQIQQAVVKTKKMIEISKHHQQEVMNEIVQNMGMSFHVLDMNEDQEIYLTDLVHKALKKHTQDDVNFLEVTQLLDQALGSVDSLKSLNQQQAVVEDFDDDDELF; this comes from the coding sequence ATGACAGAATCAAAAAAGACAGTACTGATCATCGATGATGACAACCAGTATTTAGAGTTGTTGGCAGAATGCCTTGAAACAGTGTTTACCGTTGAAGTTGCTGATAGCTTAAACTTAGGGGAAGCTAAAATTGAACAACATGGCAAATTTGATATTGCTTTGGTTGATGAATACATAGGCCAAGAAATTGGCTCTGCATGGATAAAAAAATGTGTTGATAGACAATACGGGGCTGAGTCATTTGTGCTTTATTCTGGGCTTGCTACTGAAGAAGCAATTCTAAAAGGTTTAGAATGTGGCGCTGATGACTTTTTAGCAAAACCTATCTCGCTAATTACGCTTAGTCAAAAGCTCGAAAAACTGATTAATTATCAAGACAAAATTCATGACTTTGAAAGTGAGTTAATGTCTAAAGATCGGGTCATTAATGTCTCGATGGCGCAAGCATCTAAATACGGTGCTTGTATGCAGCTTACCTCTCGTTTAAACCAATGTTTTAGCTTTGAAGAAATTCGCGATCAAGTCTTTTCATTTTTTTACAGCATGAATTTGCATGGCTGTATTGCCTTTTATCCTCTGCAAGAAAAACCATTGTTTTACAGTTCTAAAAATGGCCTATGCTCGCCTGTAGAAATCGGTGTAATGGAGCTACTTAAAGTAAAACCGCGTCTATATCGCTTTGGTACACGAACGATTTTTAATCATCCGCTAGTCTCAATTTTGGTACTGAATTTAGAGGAAGGCGCAATCGATACTGATATTTATATCGATGCATTGGCTTCGGTTATCGAATGTATCGGTGCGCGTATGGCATTTATCACCTATAAAAATTCGTTGGTTGAAGTACAAGAGCAGATTCAACAAGCCGTGGTGAAAACAAAGAAAATGATCGAAATTTCAAAGCATCATCAACAAGAAGTGATGAATGAAATTGTCCAGAATATGGGCATGAGTTTTCATGTGTTAGATATGAATGAAGATCAAGAAATTTATCTAACTGACTTAGTGCACAAAGCATTGAAAAAACATACCCAGGATGATGTTAACTTTTTAGAAGTTACACAGTTATTGGATCAAGCTCTTGGCAGTGTTGATAGCCTGAAGTCGCTTAACCAGCAGCAAGCAGTAGTAGAAGATTTTGATGACGATGATGAGCTATTTTGA